The region GGCGGCGTTCGCCCCGGCTCGATGAGACGTCTGACTGGTGCGTGATCCGTTTGGGTATGCCCGGCGAGATAAAAGGTGTTGTGGTTGACACGGCATTTTTTCGCGGCAATTATCCGTCGCATTGCTCGCTTGAGGCCTGTACGGTTGACGGCCGGCCTGATATTGCGCAATTGCTAGGCGCGGAAACGCAGTGGAACGAGATATTGCCGCTCTCGCCGCTCAAGGGCGATTCGCAGAATAAATTTGAAATCGATCATGCGGGCCGTGTTACATATTTGCGATTCAAGATCTTCCCCGATGGCGGTGTTGCAAGATTGCGTGTCCACGGCAATGTAGTGCCCGACTGGGATGCTCTAAAAAACCGAAACAGCGAGGTCGATCTCGCCGCAGCCGAAAATGGCGGCGATGTGCCGCTGGCAAGCGATATGTTTTTTGGCCACCGGCATAATCTCATTATGCCTGGGCTCGCACAGGATATGAGCGACGGTTGGGAATCACAGCGGCGACGCGGCCCGGGCCACGATTGGTGCATAGTCAAACTCGGCACAAAAGGCACGATCACGCGAGTTGAGATAGACACATCGCACTTTAAAGGCAACTATCCCGAAAGCTGTTCTCTTGAAGGTGGCGTTTCAGATGGCAATGATCTGAACGCGATCGAGTGGCGAGAGCTTTTACCGATGTCGAAATTACAGGCACATACACGACACACATTAGTGGACGAGTTAACCGATCTTGGCAGCACTACTCATGTGCGGTTTAATATTTTCCCCGACGGCGGGGTTAGCCGTTTGCGGCTCTATGGCCGCATTGATTAATTGTTTTCCTTTGCGGTCTTTGCGACTTAGCGGAAGGAAATTTCCCGCAAAGACGCAAAGACCGCAAAGATAGTGAGATCGCAATTTGCAACAGTTCCATATCTACAAAAATCTTAATTGGTTAAACGAATTGCCTACTGACGAAGCCGAGTCGGTCTTTCGCGATTGTTGCGGGTCGAGCGAATGGGCTCGGCGAATGTCGGCCGCGCGGCCTTTTGCGATGCTTGAAAACTTGTTCAAAAGTGCGGACGAAATCTGGTTTTCACTTTCGACTATTGAGCACCTTGAGGCCTTCGCATCTCACCCAAAGATAGGATCAAAAAAAGCGGCTGCTACACAGCAGGCAAAGTCTGCAGAATGGTCATCAGGTGAACAATCCGGAATGGATGAGGCGGACGAAAGCGTTAGAAACGAACTTGCTGAGGCTAACCGCTTGTATCTCGATAAATTCGGGTTTATATTTATTGTCTGTGCGACAGGCAAATCCGCTGACGAGATGCTTGCAATATGCAAAGCCCGTCTTGGCAATTCCGCCGCAACCGAACTACATATCGCGGCCGAAGAGCAGCGAAAGATTACCGAAATAAGACTTAACAAGCTTTTTGAAAAATGAGTGCCATAACAACACACATACTTGATACAACTACTGGGCTTCCTGGTGCCGGAATTCCGGTAGTGCTGGAACGTAAAACTCACTCATCCGGTTGGCAAGCCATTGCCGAAGGCATAACCGATATTGACGGGCGGTTGAAGGATCTATTGTCTCCAACCGAAGCATTCTTGCCTGGTCATTATCGTTTGATCTTCGACACGGGTGCCTATTTTATTATGCGAAGCATTGAGTGTTTTTTTCCGCTAATCACGATTGGATTTGTGGTGAAAGATCCTGTTCAGAACTACCATGTGCCGCTATTGTTAAGCCCGTTCGGCTATTCAACTTACCGCGGAAGTTAGTATATGTCCGTTAAGATCCTTCAGGACAATTACGGTAAGTCGCGTGTGCGGCTAATGAAGGTCGCGCGTTCCGGCGATCGCCACGAACTGCAAAACCTTACCGTCAACATAGCTCTCGAGGGAGATTTCGACACCATTCACAGAGTCGGTGACAACAGCCTTTGTCTGCCAACCGACACGATGAAAAACACTGTGTATGCACTCGCTGGACAGACGCAGGAAATCGAAGAGATCGAGTCCTTTGGTAAGCGGCTCACGGCGCATTTTCTTGTGAATAATCCGCAGATCTCACGGGTCATTATCGACATATTTGAAACCGCATGGAGGCGGATGAAATTTAATACCAATGAGCATAACCATTCATTCGTAAAAGGCAGCGGCGAAAAACGCACGGCGAAGATCACGGCATCACGCGACGGCGAAACTGTCGAGTCCGGCGTTGAGGATCTGATTGTTTTAAAAACAACAGACTCCGGTTTTGTTGGCTTTATAAAAGATCCTTATACGACTTTACCAGAGACGACAGACCGTATATTTTCGACTGCTATAAAAGCAACTTGGCGGTATGCAAAACCGGGCGATGCGATCGATGAGACGTTTCAGGCGATCAGGCAGACTATCCTAAAAGTCTTTGCCGAACACAACAGTCTTTCCGTCCAGCACACGCTCTATGCTATCGGCGAAACTATCCTTGACGAGTTTTCGGAGGTCGAAGAGATCGCATTTTCATTGCCCAATATACATTGTCTGCCAATCGATATGACAAAGTTTGGACAGGCGAACGACAATCGAATTTTTGTCCCGACCGACGAGCCGCACGGCCTGATCGAGGCACGTCTCACAAGGTAATTAGCCATTATGAACACATCCCTTACCGCCGAATCATTCGAAAAGATCACCGCGCGGCTTCGCACGCCGATGACGGAGTTTGCCAAGCGTTATCCCGGCGAATCGGGCCGTCGCCAACCGGTGCATACGGTTTACGGCGGTGCTCATTTGTTTAAATCGGACACTACTGCAAAACTCGGCCAGCTTGCCGTGCGTTCGTTTGAGGCCTTTGCGCCGGACGCCGCGACCTTTTCCCACGCTCTCGATCTGCCGCCGAAATTGGCGGAAACGATCTTTGCCCGTGTCGGTGAAAAACTTGCCCGCGAAGCGGTCGAAGATTTCCGCATCGATTTTGAAGACGGTTACGGTACGCGGCCTGATGCCGAAGAAGACGGCCATACCATTTCCGCCGCAGAGGAAGTCGCAAAAGGAATGGCCGCAGGCACACTTTCGCCATTTATCGGCATCCGTATCAAAACTTTTTCAGAGGAGTTAATGTCACGCAGCATCCGCACGCTCGATCTTTTTCTGACGACGCTCGTCGCTACCTCAGGCGGTAAATTGCCAAATAACTTTGTCGTCACATTGCCAAAGATCGTAACACCCGAACAGGTAGCCGTGCTCGCCGATATTTTTGATGAGATCGAACCAAAACTCGGCCTTACCGCTGGTAGTCTGAAGATGGAAATGATGATCGAGACCACGCAATCCATCATCGCGTCGGACGGTGAAATTGGTATGCCCCGAATGCTCGAGGCCGCTCGTGGACGCTGCACCGCGGCACATTTCGGCGTATACGATTACACGGCAAGCTGCTCGATAACCGCGGCGTATCAGGGAATGCTTCATCCGGCCTGCGATTTTGCGCGGAGCATGATGCAAGTGTCGTTTGGAGGAACTGGCGTGTGGCTTTCCGACGGAGCGACAAACATCATGCCCGTCGCACCGCATCGCGGTGATAATCTCACTGCGGAACAGATCGACGAAAATCGTGCGGTCGTACATCGCGCTTGGAAGCTGCATTACGATCAATGCCGACACTCGTTGGCGAATGCCTTTTACCAAGGCTGGGATCTTCATCCCGGACAATTGCCGACGCGATATGCTGCCGTATTCACTTTCTTCCTCGAAGGCCTCGACGCCGCTTCAGAACGCCTACGAAACTTTGTCGAAAAAGCGGCACAAGCAACTCTTGTCGGTGATGTTTTTGACGACGCCGCGACGGGTCAAGGTTTATTAAATTATTTTCTGCGAGCGATCAACTGCGGAGCCGTTACTGAACAAGAAGCTCTCGATCTCACAAGCATCACCTTGGATGAACTTCGATCCGGGTCGTTCGTCAAAATTCTTAAAAATCGACAAGCTTAAAATAGATCGGAATACAATTTTAACTGTGGGTGGATATTCTCCTTTTATTTTGCTAATCATTTTCAATGATATAATTCATAAAACGAGGTGATGCTATGGCTACGATCGAGTTGGACATTATCAAACAAAGATGCGACAAACTCACGCCAGTGGAAAAACTTGATTTAATCGACTTTCTCAACGAGAGTCTCTCCTCAGAAGACGTCAGGCAAGACCCTAAACCTTTCGATGGAAGTGCGGGCGACAGCGTCGAAAAACTTACCGAAATATCTTAAGATCGCCTGATTTTCTATCACTCCTTATCATTGACGACAATATTTCTTCAATTACCAAATTTAATTGCTGTGTACACTAAGTAATTCCCACTGTTTCTGCCTAAAATCGAAAGTAAATGATCAATCTGAGCAAGAAGGTTTTGAACGATCTTGAAACCTCGACGTCCCGCGAGTGGATCGAAACGAACGGCATCGGGGGCTACGCATCCGGCACTGTTTCTGGAGCACATACGCGGCGTTATCATGGCCTGCTTGTGGCGGCGACGAAGCCTCCGCTTGGACGGATGGTTCTGCTCTCCAAATTTGAAGAAACGCTCGTCATTGACGGTAATCGGTTTGACCTCTCAACAAATCAATATCCTGGAATGGTTCACCCTCAAGGCTATCGTCTTTTTACCGGCTTTCGTCTTGAACCATTTCCGATCTGGACTTTTAAAGTTGACGGCATCGAGATCGAGAAAAAAATCTTTATGTCTCACGGGAGTAATACGACTATTGCCTCGTGGACAGTCAAAAAGCGAAAACGATATGACAAACGACAAGTCATGCTCGAGTTGCGACCGCTATTCGCATTTCGTGACCATCACCATTTACGGCGCGAAGATGAAGCCTTTAGTTTGCATATCGACAGCGGCGATGGCTATGTGTCTTTTAAATCTTCGATCGAAGATACAACGCTCTACCTAACCCATAATGCGGTCTCGCTGGAGCGTTCCAACGACTGGTACCGCAATTTTGAATACACTATCGAGCAGGAACGTGGATTCGACTTTACTGAAGACCTTTTTCAATCATGTGTATTTTCGTTTGACCTAAGCGAGCCGGCCACAGTCATTGCTTCAACGGAATTACAAGAGATCTCTCACGCAGACTCACTTGAAGCAACGGAGATAGAACGTCGAGCTAGATTGGTTCATAGATCGGGGCTTAACGACGACTTTTCCACGCAACTCGTCCTCGCTGCCGATCAGTTCATCGTCAAACGTGGCGAAGGACATACGATCATCGCCGGTTATCATTGGTTCTCAGATTGGGGACGCGACACGATGATCGCTTTGCCCGGCCTGACACTCGCAACAGGCAGGCCTGAGATCGCAAAGAGCATCCTCGCCGAGTTTGCCAAGCACATTTCCGAGGGGATGATTCCCAACCGTTTTCCGGACGAAGGTGAAACACCCGAGTACAATACTGTCGATGCAACCTTGTGGTTTTTTGAAGCGATTAGGGCATACGCAGAAAAAACTGAAGATTATAAATTTGTTCGTGACCAGCTTTACGCAAAACTGATCGACATTATCGACTGGCACATGCGCGGCACACGTTACAACATACGAGTCGATACCGATGGATTGCTGTATGCTGGCGGGCCGAGCAGCCAGCTAACCTGGATGGACGCAAAGATAGGCGATTGGGTTGTCACTCCGCGAACAGGTAAGCCGGTCGAGATACAAGCCCTTTGGTTCAACACATTGTGTTTCGTCGCCGATCTTGCAAAACGATTCGGCGACAAAAACGAAAATCGCTATCGTGAAATGGCGGCGGCGGCAAAGGCGAGTTTTAACGGCCAATTTTGGAATGACGAAGAAAACTGTCTATACGACGTTGTCGACGGCGCCAATAAGGATGCATCCGTCAGGCCAAATCAGATCTTTGCCGTCAGTTTGCAACACACCATGCTTGATGAAGAACGTGCTCGGGCCGTTGTTAAAAAAGTTCAAGCCGAACTTCTTACCGAAGTTGGCCTACGTTCTCTCACCCCAAATGATCCGCGATTTGTTGCTATCTACAAAGGCTTGCCGAGGCAGCGCGACGGCGCATATCATCAGGGAACAGTTTGGGCCTGGCTGATCGGCCCGTTTATTGAAGCATATCGAAAGACGCATTCACAGGATGCGAAGGCACAAATACAGATCACACAGATGCTCTCCGGATTTAAACAACACATTTCCGATACAATGCTCGGCCAGATCTCAGAGATCTTCGACGCCCAACAACCCCACTATCCACGCGGTGCTGCCGCTCAAGCCTGGAGCGTTGCCGAACTCCTTCGTATTGGAAATAAGGAATAATTTGACGGTTTTCTTAGGAAAATTGAGCTATGAACGGGAATATAATGGAGCCGCCCATCGGAGTCGAACCGACGACCTTTCGATTACGAATCGAACGCTCTACCAACTGAGCTAGGGCGGCTGATTAAGACGAAATTTGGGCACTGTCGGGGACGGCGGGGAGAGTTCCGATGCTTGTTACTTCCCGACAAGCCGAAATTCAGAATATACGTTTCCGGTTCATCGGATGTCAAGTCAAAACCAGGAAACGAAATAGATTTATCACGCGGCCCCCAACCCCAAAATTCGGATAGATCAAATTTGTGCGTGCGACCAGATGCTCATATTTTCCATCGAACCTCGCAAACATCAATTTTCCCATTATTAATGTAGAAAAAAACTATTTATTTCATTAGAAAAATGCTGAGAGTAAGGTGTATGCTATTAGGTTAGACATTTTGGTTACGGTGTCCCGTTTCAGGCGTCCGTCAGTATGCCAGCCGCACACAATAAACACGATCTCTAAACCAGTCTCTTAATTAACGGAAGTTGTTCAAAACATGGCATTTAAGTCTCTATTCAGTTTATTTTCAAGCGATCTGGCGATCGATCTCGGAACTGCCAATACGCTCGTTTATGCAAAGGGCCGAGGCATCGTCGTTTCAGAACCATCGATAGTCGCTATTAACAAAGTTACAAATCAGGTTGAAGCCGTTGGCCGCGACGCAAAAGAGATGCTTGGCCGTACGCCGGGCAATATAGTTGCCATCCGTCCGATGAAAGATGGCGTGATCGCGAATTTTGAAGTTACGGAAAAGATGCTTCAGCATTTTATCCGTAAAGCTCATAACGGAAAATCATGGGTTCGTCCGCGCGTCGTCATCGGCATTCCGTCGGAGATCACGCAGGTAGAACGCCGCGCCGTGGAAGATTCGGCATATCGGGCAAAGGCGTCTGAGGTTTATCTTGTCGAAGAAGCTATGGCCGCTGCGATCGGCGCCGGTTTGCCCATCACGGAACCGCACGGCAACATGGTCGTTGACATCGGCGGCGGCACCACTGACATTGCCGTTATTTCTCTTTCGGGCATCGTTTACTCGCGCGCGGTTCGCGTGGCCGGTAATGAGATGGACGAAGCGATCACGCAATACATCAAACGCAAGTACAACCTGCTTATCGGCGAACGCACGTCAGAAGCCATTAAGATCGCTCTCGGCAGTGCCTTTCCGCTTGAAGAACCTCTCTCAATGGACGTTAGAGGCCGTAATTTGATCGAAGGCATACCGAAGACGATCACAATGACGGACGAAGAGATCCGCGAGGCCCTCTCCGACTCGGTTTCCACCATTATCAATGCTGTACGTGTCGCCCTCGAACGCACTCCGCCGGAACTCTCTGCCGATATTGTGGAACGCGGAATCGTTCTCACTGGCGGCGGCGCTCTGCTCAAAAATCTCGACAAACGATTGATGATCGAGACCGGCCTGCCGGTTGTGATCGCAGACGACCCTCTCTCCTCAGTCGTGCTCGGCACAGGCAAAATGCTCTCAGATTTCGAACTTCTCAAACGTGTTAAGTGGGATAATTCTCTAATGACAGGAAACTAACAAAGGATGAAGGATGAAAGATGAAGGATGAATTGGTCATGATGCTTGGCTTCATCCCTCATCCCTCACCCCTCATCCATTGAACGGATGGTAGAACGCAGTCAAAAAGATGTTTGGCGGTTGACGCCGTGGCTGATGATCGTCCTTCTATTGGTGAATTTTGTCCTGATGGCACTTCACGCACGTGAGATCAATTCGGGTCAGCGGGTACTTCGTGTTTGGGTTCAAACTGCCACCGATTTTGTTCAGTCCCCGGTCACAACCATCAGCTCGTTGATCTCAAACTACTTCAGTTCGATCTCAAACCTACGCTCTGCCGCAAGTGAAAACGATATTCTCAAACAGCGCGTACAGGAACTCGAAGTAGAGTTGAAACAAAAAGAAGAACTGGCTTCGGAAAATAGCCGTTTGAAAGCCTTTCTTCAGTTAAAAGAGCAAAGTAAATACAAAGTTCTGACCGCCCAGATAATCGGTCGTGACCCGTCCGTTTGGTTTGATTCGTCAATCGTCAATCGCGGCAGCCTAGACGGTGTCGCTGTCAATATGCCGGTAGTGACAGACGGCGGCCTCGTCGGACGTGTGACCGCAGTGAGTCCTTTGACCTCGCAA is a window of Chloracidobacterium sp. DNA encoding:
- the alc gene encoding allantoicase; its protein translation is MDFTELIDLASEKLGGAVLYANDDFFAQKENLLKPAAAVWKEGVYTNLGKWMDGWETRRRRSPRLDETSDWCVIRLGMPGEIKGVVVDTAFFRGNYPSHCSLEACTVDGRPDIAQLLGAETQWNEILPLSPLKGDSQNKFEIDHAGRVTYLRFKIFPDGGVARLRVHGNVVPDWDALKNRNSEVDLAAAENGGDVPLASDMFFGHRHNLIMPGLAQDMSDGWESQRRRGPGHDWCIVKLGTKGTITRVEIDTSHFKGNYPESCSLEGGVSDGNDLNAIEWRELLPMSKLQAHTRHTLVDELTDLGSTTHVRFNIFPDGGVSRLRLYGRID
- the uraD gene encoding 2-oxo-4-hydroxy-4-carboxy-5-ureidoimidazoline decarboxylase encodes the protein MYKNLNWLNELPTDEAESVFRDCCGSSEWARRMSAARPFAMLENLFKSADEIWFSLSTIEHLEAFASHPKIGSKKAAATQQAKSAEWSSGEQSGMDEADESVRNELAEANRLYLDKFGFIFIVCATGKSADEMLAICKARLGNSAATELHIAAEEQRKITEIRLNKLFEK
- the uraH gene encoding hydroxyisourate hydrolase, which encodes MSAITTHILDTTTGLPGAGIPVVLERKTHSSGWQAIAEGITDIDGRLKDLLSPTEAFLPGHYRLIFDTGAYFIMRSIECFFPLITIGFVVKDPVQNYHVPLLLSPFGYSTYRGS
- the pucL gene encoding urate oxidase, which encodes MSVKILQDNYGKSRVRLMKVARSGDRHELQNLTVNIALEGDFDTIHRVGDNSLCLPTDTMKNTVYALAGQTQEIEEIESFGKRLTAHFLVNNPQISRVIIDIFETAWRRMKFNTNEHNHSFVKGSGEKRTAKITASRDGETVESGVEDLIVLKTTDSGFVGFIKDPYTTLPETTDRIFSTAIKATWRYAKPGDAIDETFQAIRQTILKVFAEHNSLSVQHTLYAIGETILDEFSEVEEIAFSLPNIHCLPIDMTKFGQANDNRIFVPTDEPHGLIEARLTR
- a CDS encoding phosphoenolpyruvate kinase; the protein is MNTSLTAESFEKITARLRTPMTEFAKRYPGESGRRQPVHTVYGGAHLFKSDTTAKLGQLAVRSFEAFAPDAATFSHALDLPPKLAETIFARVGEKLAREAVEDFRIDFEDGYGTRPDAEEDGHTISAAEEVAKGMAAGTLSPFIGIRIKTFSEELMSRSIRTLDLFLTTLVATSGGKLPNNFVVTLPKIVTPEQVAVLADIFDEIEPKLGLTAGSLKMEMMIETTQSIIASDGEIGMPRMLEAARGRCTAAHFGVYDYTASCSITAAYQGMLHPACDFARSMMQVSFGGTGVWLSDGATNIMPVAPHRGDNLTAEQIDENRAVVHRAWKLHYDQCRHSLANAFYQGWDLHPGQLPTRYAAVFTFFLEGLDAASERLRNFVEKAAQATLVGDVFDDAATGQGLLNYFLRAINCGAVTEQEALDLTSITLDELRSGSFVKILKNRQA
- a CDS encoding glycogen debranching enzyme family protein; translated protein: MINLSKKVLNDLETSTSREWIETNGIGGYASGTVSGAHTRRYHGLLVAATKPPLGRMVLLSKFEETLVIDGNRFDLSTNQYPGMVHPQGYRLFTGFRLEPFPIWTFKVDGIEIEKKIFMSHGSNTTIASWTVKKRKRYDKRQVMLELRPLFAFRDHHHLRREDEAFSLHIDSGDGYVSFKSSIEDTTLYLTHNAVSLERSNDWYRNFEYTIEQERGFDFTEDLFQSCVFSFDLSEPATVIASTELQEISHADSLEATEIERRARLVHRSGLNDDFSTQLVLAADQFIVKRGEGHTIIAGYHWFSDWGRDTMIALPGLTLATGRPEIAKSILAEFAKHISEGMIPNRFPDEGETPEYNTVDATLWFFEAIRAYAEKTEDYKFVRDQLYAKLIDIIDWHMRGTRYNIRVDTDGLLYAGGPSSQLTWMDAKIGDWVVTPRTGKPVEIQALWFNTLCFVADLAKRFGDKNENRYREMAAAAKASFNGQFWNDEENCLYDVVDGANKDASVRPNQIFAVSLQHTMLDEERARAVVKKVQAELLTEVGLRSLTPNDPRFVAIYKGLPRQRDGAYHQGTVWAWLIGPFIEAYRKTHSQDAKAQIQITQMLSGFKQHISDTMLGQISEIFDAQQPHYPRGAAAQAWSVAELLRIGNKE
- a CDS encoding rod shape-determining protein, which translates into the protein MAFKSLFSLFSSDLAIDLGTANTLVYAKGRGIVVSEPSIVAINKVTNQVEAVGRDAKEMLGRTPGNIVAIRPMKDGVIANFEVTEKMLQHFIRKAHNGKSWVRPRVVIGIPSEITQVERRAVEDSAYRAKASEVYLVEEAMAAAIGAGLPITEPHGNMVVDIGGGTTDIAVISLSGIVYSRAVRVAGNEMDEAITQYIKRKYNLLIGERTSEAIKIALGSAFPLEEPLSMDVRGRNLIEGIPKTITMTDEEIREALSDSVSTIINAVRVALERTPPELSADIVERGIVLTGGGALLKNLDKRLMIETGLPVVIADDPLSSVVLGTGKMLSDFELLKRVKWDNSLMTGN
- the mreC gene encoding rod shape-determining protein MreC — protein: MVERSQKDVWRLTPWLMIVLLLVNFVLMALHAREINSGQRVLRVWVQTATDFVQSPVTTISSLISNYFSSISNLRSAASENDILKQRVQELEVELKQKEELASENSRLKAFLQLKEQSKYKVLTAQIIGRDPSVWFDSSIVNRGSLDGVAVNMPVVTDGGLVGRVTAVSPLTSQVDLITRDKSGLGAVIGQIGESNALGVVNGTSKKDLLEMKYVPGNIDVKAGQSVFTTGQDGIFPSGLKVGDIVSVVQGSATTPHQILIRPAAKLSSMQEVGILLYEPPARTEFEQKLPNAVKSK